From Suncus etruscus isolate mSunEtr1 chromosome 6, mSunEtr1.pri.cur, whole genome shotgun sequence, one genomic window encodes:
- the LEPROT gene encoding leptin receptor gene-related protein: MAGVKALVALSFSGAIGLTFLMLGCALEDYGVYWPLFVLVFHAISPIPYFIAKRATYDSDATSSACRELAYFFTTGIVVSAFGFPIILARVAVIKWGACGLVLAGNAVIFLTIQGFFLIFGREDDFSWDQW; encoded by the exons CTCTGGTGGCTTTATCCTTCAGTGGCGCCATTGGATTAACTTTCCTAATGCTGGGATGCGCCTTGGAGGACTATGG TGTTTATTGGCCCCTGTTCGTCCTGGTGTTCCACGCCATCTCCCCCATCCCGTATTTCATTGCCAAAAGAGCCACATATGACTCTGATGCCACCAGCAGTGCCTGTCGGGAACTGGCCTATTTTTTCACCACGGGAATTGTTGTATCTGCCTTTGGATTTCCTATCATTCTTGCTCGAGTGGCCGTG ATCAAATGGGGAGCCTGTGGCCTTGTGCTGGCAGGCAATGCCGTCATTTTCCTGACAATTCAAggtttcttccttatttttgggAGAGAAGATGATTTTAGCTGggatcagtggtag